The following coding sequences are from one Ursus arctos isolate Adak ecotype North America unplaced genomic scaffold, UrsArc2.0 scaffold_23, whole genome shotgun sequence window:
- the CHST1 gene encoding carbohydrate sulfotransferase 1 — MQCSWKAVLLLALASIAIQYTAIRTFTAKSFHTCPGLAEAGLAERLCEEGPTFAYNLSRKTHILILATTRSGSSFVGQLFNQHLDVFYLFEPLYHVQNTLIPRFTQGKSPADRRVMLGASRDLLRSLYDCDLYFLENYIKPPPVNHTTDRIFRRGASRVLCSRPVCDPRGSPDLVLEEGDCVRKCGLLNLTVAAEACRERSHVAIKTVRVPEVNDLRALVEDPRLNLKVIQLVRDPRGILASRSETFRDTYRLWRLWYGTGRKPYNLDVTQLTTVCEDFSNSVSTGLMRPPWLKGKYMLVRYEDLARNPMKKTEEIYGFLGIPLDSHVARWIQNNTRGDPTLGKHKYGTVRNSAATAEKWRFRLSYDIVAFAQNACQRVLTQLGYKMATSEEELKNPSISLVEERDFRPFS, encoded by the coding sequence ATGCAATGTTCCTGGAAGGCCGTCCTCCTCCTTGCCCTGGCCTCCATCGCCATTCAGTACACGGCCATCCGCACCTTCACCGCCAAGTCCTTCCACACCTGCCCGGGGCTGGCGGAGGCGGGGCTGGCCGAGCGGCTGTGCGAGGAGGGCCCCACCTTCGCCTACAACCTCTCCCGCAAGACCCACATCCTCATCCTGGCCACCACGCGCAGCGGCTCCTCCTTCGTGGGCCAGCTCTTCAACCAGCACCTGGACGTCTTCTACCTGTTCGAGCCCCTCTACCACGTCCAGAACACGCTCATCCCCCGCTTTACGCAGGGCAAGAGCCCTGCGGACCGGCGGGTCATGCTGGGGGCCAGCCGGGACCTCCTGAGGAGCCTCTATGACTGTGACCTCTATTTCCTGGAGAACTACATCAAGCCTCCGCCCGTCAACCACACCACCGACAGGATCTTCCGCCGCGGGGCCAGCAGGGTGCTGTGCTCCCGCCCCGTGTGCGACCCGCGGGGCTCCCCCGACCTGGTGCTGGAGGAGGGGGACTGCGTGCGCAAGTGCGGCCTGTTGAATTTGACGGTGGCCGCCGAAGCCTGTCGCGAGCGCAGCCACGTGGCCATCAAGACGGTGCGGGTGCCCGAGGTTAATGACCTTCGGGCCCTGGTGGAAGACCCCCGGTTAAACCTCAAGGTCATCCAGCTGGTCCGAGACCCGCGTGGCATCCTGGCCTCCCGCAGCGAGACGTTCCGCGACACGTACCGACTCTGGCGGCTCTGGTACGGCACAGGGAGGAAGCCCTACAACCTGGACGTGACGCAGCTGACCACGGTGTGCGAGGACTTCTCCAACTCCGTGTCCACCGGCCTCATGCGGCCCCCGTGGCTCAAGGGCAAGTACATGTTGGTGCGCTACGAGGACCTGGCCAGGAACCCCATGAAGAAGACCGAGGAGATCTACGGCTTCCTGGGGATCCCCCTGGACAGCCACGTGGCCCGCTGGATCCAGAACAACACGCGGGGTGACCCTACCTTGGGCAAGCACAAATACGGCACGGTGCGAAACTCGGCGGCCACGGCCGAGAAGTGGCGCTTCCGCCTCTCCTACGACATCGTGGCCTTCGCCCAGAACGCGTGCCAGCGGGTGCTGACGCAGCTGGGCTATAAGATGGCCACGTCGGAGGAGGAGCTCAAGAACCCCTCCATCAGTCTGGTGGAGGAGCGGGACTTCCGCCCTTTCTCGTGA